One genomic region from Athalia rosae chromosome 3, iyAthRosa1.1, whole genome shotgun sequence encodes:
- the LOC105689909 gene encoding probable tRNA (guanine(26)-N(2))-dimethyltransferase isoform X3 — protein MDSKSLEDSHPAENKPDVVREGKAEILVDGTKVFYNPVQEFNRDISIAVLSLFAKEKHEANLKDSGQHGLPAERALQEPCIEGSVNNGISILEALSATGLRSIRYAKEVPYVRKIIANDISATAVESIKKNVLHNNIGGIVTTSHDDATMVMYSHRRVRFDAIDLDPYGCPSIFLDAAVQCVSEGGLLLVTATDMAVLAGNSPETCHVKYGAISLKSKSCHEIALRILLQHISAHAGRYGRYIEPVLSLSVDFYIRVVVRVYTGQIVCKGVATKLGLVYQCVGCESVTIQPLSITKSNKKYALPSGPPVDKLCKHCYHKHHIGGPIWLGPLHHQPFVSDLLCAIEDMELGTRKRIEGVLNVIHEELETPLYYVLDRLMSIVRCETPSMVSFRSALLNAGYKVSISHAHKTSVKTDAPNEVIWDVVRAWEKLHPAKRERFEPDSPALAILTSESTREISFAPHPLANPLSRQKGLSRFQENPTAYWGPGTKSTTMVQTKDSILKKKKNQNKHSKKRQSNPSTNEAELVQPIDLQERGISEDDLTTPSPQKQLKRD, from the exons ATGGATAGTAAGTCCCTTGAGGATTCTCACCCTGCGGAGAATAAACCAGATGTTGTCAGAGAAGGAAAGGCAGAAATATTAGTTGACGGTACCAAAGTCTTCTACAATCCAGTGCAAGAGTTTAACAGAGACATCAG TATTGCCGTTCTTTCACTATTCGCAAAAGAGAAACATGAAGCTAATTTGAAGGATTCAGGCCAGCATGGACTGCCGGCAGAAAGGGCTCTTCAAGAACCATGCATTGAGGGTAGTGTCAATAATGGTATCTCAATTTTGGAGGCCCTCTCTGCCACAGGATTGCGGAGCATAAGATATGCCAAGGAGGTTCCTTATGTGAGAAAAATCATTGCCAATGATATATCGGCAACAGCAGTGGAAAGCATAAAGAAAAATGTTCTACACAATAACATTGGGGGCATTGTGACAACCAGCCATGATGATGCAAC GATGGTAATGTACTCTCACAGGAGGGTTCGATTTGATGCCATTGACTTGGACCCCTACGGTTGCCCATCCATTTTTCTTGACGCAGCTGTGCAGTGCGTTTCCGAAGGCGGTTTGCTACTTGTCACAGCAACAGACATGGCAGTTCTTGCAGGGAACTCGCCAGAAACCTGTCATGTTAAATACGGTGCTATTTCATTAAAGTCGAAGTCATGTCATGAAATA gcACTGCGGATATTGCTGCAGCACATTTCAGCTCACGCCGGACGTTATGGTCGTTACATAGAGCCGGTACTTTCGCTTAGCGTAGATTTTTACATTAGGGTAGTTGTAAGGGTTTATACTGGACAGATTGTCTGCAAAGGAGTCGCAACTAAGCTTGGGCTGGTTTATCAGTGCGTCGGATGTGAAAGTGTAACAATTCAACCTCTAAGTATAACAAAGTCTAACAAAAAGTACGCCCTACCAAGTGGGCCACCAGTTGATAAGCTCTGCAAGCATTGTTATCATAAACACCAT ATCGGTGGCCCAATCTGGCTTGGCCCACTTCACCATCAGCCCTTTGTATCTGATTTACTTTGTGCTATTGAAGACATGGAGCTTGGAACTAGAAAAAGGATTGAGGGCGTGCTAAATGTGATTCACGAGGAACTAGAGACGCCGTTGTACTATGTACTGGATCGTTTG ATGTCCATTGTGAGGTGCGAAACCCCCTCAATGGTGAGTTTTAGATCAGCATTGTTGAACGCTGGTTACAAGGTCTCGATTTCCCACGCTCATAAGACTTCGGTAAAAACTGATGCCCCGAACGAAGTGATATGGGATGTAGTACGCGCATGGGAGAAA CTGCATCCTGCAAAAAGGGAACGGTTTGAGCCCGACAGCCCAGCACTTGCTATTTTAACTTCAGAGTCCACAAGGGAGATATCTTTCGCACCGCATCCTCTTGCCAATCCACTATCCAGGCAGAAGGGATTGTCGAGGTTTCAAGAAAATCCTACAGCGTATTGGGGGCCTGGTACAAAGTCCACAACAAT GGTGCAAACAAAGGAttcaatattgaaaaaaaaaaaaaatcagaataagCACTCCAAAAAAAGACAGTCCAATCCATCCACAAATGAAGCTGAACTCGTTCAACCCATTGACTTGCAGGAAAGAGGTATCTCAGAAGATGATTTGACGACACCATCTCCGCAGAAACAGTTGAAAAGAGACTAA
- the LOC105689909 gene encoding probable tRNA (guanine(26)-N(2))-dimethyltransferase isoform X1: MTAFNVLNRALRNCLFRSRPQVVHTYVRFTRFSEKKSMDSKSLEDSHPAENKPDVVREGKAEILVDGTKVFYNPVQEFNRDISIAVLSLFAKEKHEANLKDSGQHGLPAERALQEPCIEGSVNNGISILEALSATGLRSIRYAKEVPYVRKIIANDISATAVESIKKNVLHNNIGGIVTTSHDDATMVMYSHRRVRFDAIDLDPYGCPSIFLDAAVQCVSEGGLLLVTATDMAVLAGNSPETCHVKYGAISLKSKSCHEIALRILLQHISAHAGRYGRYIEPVLSLSVDFYIRVVVRVYTGQIVCKGVATKLGLVYQCVGCESVTIQPLSITKSNKKYALPSGPPVDKLCKHCYHKHHIGGPIWLGPLHHQPFVSDLLCAIEDMELGTRKRIEGVLNVIHEELETPLYYVLDRLMSIVRCETPSMVSFRSALLNAGYKVSISHAHKTSVKTDAPNEVIWDVVRAWEKLHPAKRERFEPDSPALAILTSESTREISFAPHPLANPLSRQKGLSRFQENPTAYWGPGTKSTTMVQTKDSILKKKKNQNKHSKKRQSNPSTNEAELVQPIDLQERGISEDDLTTPSPQKQLKRD, encoded by the exons ATGACGGCTTTCAATGTGCTAAATCGCGCGTTGAGGAATTGTTTATTCCGTTCACGGCCGCaagttgtacatacgtatgtacgtttcaC CCGTTTTTCAGAGAAGAAATCAATGGATAGTAAGTCCCTTGAGGATTCTCACCCTGCGGAGAATAAACCAGATGTTGTCAGAGAAGGAAAGGCAGAAATATTAGTTGACGGTACCAAAGTCTTCTACAATCCAGTGCAAGAGTTTAACAGAGACATCAG TATTGCCGTTCTTTCACTATTCGCAAAAGAGAAACATGAAGCTAATTTGAAGGATTCAGGCCAGCATGGACTGCCGGCAGAAAGGGCTCTTCAAGAACCATGCATTGAGGGTAGTGTCAATAATGGTATCTCAATTTTGGAGGCCCTCTCTGCCACAGGATTGCGGAGCATAAGATATGCCAAGGAGGTTCCTTATGTGAGAAAAATCATTGCCAATGATATATCGGCAACAGCAGTGGAAAGCATAAAGAAAAATGTTCTACACAATAACATTGGGGGCATTGTGACAACCAGCCATGATGATGCAAC GATGGTAATGTACTCTCACAGGAGGGTTCGATTTGATGCCATTGACTTGGACCCCTACGGTTGCCCATCCATTTTTCTTGACGCAGCTGTGCAGTGCGTTTCCGAAGGCGGTTTGCTACTTGTCACAGCAACAGACATGGCAGTTCTTGCAGGGAACTCGCCAGAAACCTGTCATGTTAAATACGGTGCTATTTCATTAAAGTCGAAGTCATGTCATGAAATA gcACTGCGGATATTGCTGCAGCACATTTCAGCTCACGCCGGACGTTATGGTCGTTACATAGAGCCGGTACTTTCGCTTAGCGTAGATTTTTACATTAGGGTAGTTGTAAGGGTTTATACTGGACAGATTGTCTGCAAAGGAGTCGCAACTAAGCTTGGGCTGGTTTATCAGTGCGTCGGATGTGAAAGTGTAACAATTCAACCTCTAAGTATAACAAAGTCTAACAAAAAGTACGCCCTACCAAGTGGGCCACCAGTTGATAAGCTCTGCAAGCATTGTTATCATAAACACCAT ATCGGTGGCCCAATCTGGCTTGGCCCACTTCACCATCAGCCCTTTGTATCTGATTTACTTTGTGCTATTGAAGACATGGAGCTTGGAACTAGAAAAAGGATTGAGGGCGTGCTAAATGTGATTCACGAGGAACTAGAGACGCCGTTGTACTATGTACTGGATCGTTTG ATGTCCATTGTGAGGTGCGAAACCCCCTCAATGGTGAGTTTTAGATCAGCATTGTTGAACGCTGGTTACAAGGTCTCGATTTCCCACGCTCATAAGACTTCGGTAAAAACTGATGCCCCGAACGAAGTGATATGGGATGTAGTACGCGCATGGGAGAAA CTGCATCCTGCAAAAAGGGAACGGTTTGAGCCCGACAGCCCAGCACTTGCTATTTTAACTTCAGAGTCCACAAGGGAGATATCTTTCGCACCGCATCCTCTTGCCAATCCACTATCCAGGCAGAAGGGATTGTCGAGGTTTCAAGAAAATCCTACAGCGTATTGGGGGCCTGGTACAAAGTCCACAACAAT GGTGCAAACAAAGGAttcaatattgaaaaaaaaaaaaaatcagaataagCACTCCAAAAAAAGACAGTCCAATCCATCCACAAATGAAGCTGAACTCGTTCAACCCATTGACTTGCAGGAAAGAGGTATCTCAGAAGATGATTTGACGACACCATCTCCGCAGAAACAGTTGAAAAGAGACTAA
- the LOC105689910 gene encoding transcription elongation factor S-II isoform X2 → MTVNALRKSSKDDEVIALSKTLIKNWKKFLSGPNKDGKESSSSSSSKKKDEKVDKVKEEGDPKKEKPDITDSGDSKSREDKSGSKDSQRKQASFPAATTTDAVRLKCRELLAAALRVDGGAIEGCATPEELAEELEEAIYAEFRNTDNRYKNRIRSRVANLRDAKNPTLRTNFLVGAITPGRLAVMTAEEMASDEIKQLREQFKKEAINDAQLATVQGTKTSLLKCGKCKKRNCTYNQVQTRSADEPMTTFVLCNECGNRWKFC, encoded by the exons ATGACCGTGAATGCACTGAGAAAGTCGAGCAAGGACGACGAAGTTATTGCCCTGTCAAAaacactgatcaaaaactggAAGAAGTTCTTATCCG GACCCAACAAAGATGGCAAGGAATCAAGTTCATCTAGCAGCtccaaaaaaaaggacgaaaaggTGGACAAGGTGAAAGAAGAAGGGGatccgaaaaaggaaaaaccagATATCACTGATAGCGGAGATTCAAAGTCACGGGAAGATAAAAGTGGTAGTAAGGATTCACAGAGGAAGCAAGCATCCTTTCCAGCGGCAACCACTACAGATGCAGTAAGATTAAAGTGTAGAGAATTATTGGCTGCTGCACTGCGGGTTGATGGAGGCGCAATCGAAGGGTGTGCTACCCCTGAGGAGCTTGCTGAAGAATTGGAGGAGGCGATCTATGCTGAGTTCAGAAATACTGATAACAGATACAAGAACCGA ATACGCAGTAGAGTTGCAAATTTGAGGGATGCAAAAAACCCGACTCTGAGAACGAATTTCTTGGTGGGTGCAATTACGCCCGGTCGTCTGGCTGTAATGACAGCGGAAGAGATGGCAAGTGACGAGATAAAGCAGTTAAGAGAGCAATTCAAGAAAGAGGCTATAAATGATGCGCAGCTAGCTACTGTCCAGGGAACTAAGACAAGTCTGTTGAAGTGTGGAAAATGCAAGAAACGGAATTGCACCTACAACCAAGTTCAGACAAGATCGGCTGATGAACCTATGACCACATTTGTCCTCTGTAACGAATGTGGAAACAGATGGAAGTTCTGCTGA
- the LOC105689910 gene encoding transcription elongation factor S-II isoform X1 has translation MSAEEEVLRIQKKLNKMSSGDGTGQEQALELLKVLQKLRVNLELLTKTRIGMTVNALRKSSKDDEVIALSKTLIKNWKKFLSGPNKDGKESSSSSSSKKKDEKVDKVKEEGDPKKEKPDITDSGDSKSREDKSGSKDSQRKQASFPAATTTDAVRLKCRELLAAALRVDGGAIEGCATPEELAEELEEAIYAEFRNTDNRYKNRIRSRVANLRDAKNPTLRTNFLVGAITPGRLAVMTAEEMASDEIKQLREQFKKEAINDAQLATVQGTKTSLLKCGKCKKRNCTYNQVQTRSADEPMTTFVLCNECGNRWKFC, from the exons ATGAGTGCCGAAGAGGAAGTACTGAGAATTCAGAAGAAGCTGAATAAAATGTCGAGCGGCGACGGGACG GGGCAGGAGCAGGCCTTGGAACTCTTAAAGGTACTACAAAAGCTGCGAGTAAACTTGGAGCTATTGACTAAAACAAGAATAGGTATGACCGTGAATGCACTGAGAAAGTCGAGCAAGGACGACGAAGTTATTGCCCTGTCAAAaacactgatcaaaaactggAAGAAGTTCTTATCCG GACCCAACAAAGATGGCAAGGAATCAAGTTCATCTAGCAGCtccaaaaaaaaggacgaaaaggTGGACAAGGTGAAAGAAGAAGGGGatccgaaaaaggaaaaaccagATATCACTGATAGCGGAGATTCAAAGTCACGGGAAGATAAAAGTGGTAGTAAGGATTCACAGAGGAAGCAAGCATCCTTTCCAGCGGCAACCACTACAGATGCAGTAAGATTAAAGTGTAGAGAATTATTGGCTGCTGCACTGCGGGTTGATGGAGGCGCAATCGAAGGGTGTGCTACCCCTGAGGAGCTTGCTGAAGAATTGGAGGAGGCGATCTATGCTGAGTTCAGAAATACTGATAACAGATACAAGAACCGA ATACGCAGTAGAGTTGCAAATTTGAGGGATGCAAAAAACCCGACTCTGAGAACGAATTTCTTGGTGGGTGCAATTACGCCCGGTCGTCTGGCTGTAATGACAGCGGAAGAGATGGCAAGTGACGAGATAAAGCAGTTAAGAGAGCAATTCAAGAAAGAGGCTATAAATGATGCGCAGCTAGCTACTGTCCAGGGAACTAAGACAAGTCTGTTGAAGTGTGGAAAATGCAAGAAACGGAATTGCACCTACAACCAAGTTCAGACAAGATCGGCTGATGAACCTATGACCACATTTGTCCTCTGTAACGAATGTGGAAACAGATGGAAGTTCTGCTGA
- the LOC105689911 gene encoding alpha-ketoglutarate-dependent dioxygenase alkB homolog 7, mitochondrial, producing the protein MLGGLMTVLRGSIPRTTSSFQRLTSLSASSKSASNFPKDWAADLSATMQVFPDFITLEEEESLLQEIEPYMKKLRYEFSHWDDAIHGYRETEKSAWNKENSSIIARVQMKAFPPGASLLGHVHVLDLAAEGKIKPHVDSVRFCGDTIAGLSLLSDCVMRLRMCEHDNECVKDFLLPQRSLYIMSGTARYNYNHEVLGSEESVFQGNKIPRFRRISVICRSEPDDSN; encoded by the exons ATGCTGGGGGGATTAATGACGGTACTGAGGGGTAGCATACCTCGAACCACaagttcttttcaaagattaaCCTCGCTCTCAGCATCTTCCAAATCGGCATCTAATTTCCCAAAAGACTGGGCTGCAGACCTATCCGCTACTATGCAGGTCTTTCCAGACTTCATAACTTTGGAAGAGGAGGAATCACTACTGCAAGAGATAGAGCCATACATGAAGAAGCTAAGATACGAGTTTTCGCATTGGGATGAT GCTATCCATGGATATAGAGAGACAGAAAAATCCGCATGGAACAAGGAAAATTCGTCTATCATAGCCAGAGTACAAATGAAAGCTTTTCCTCCAGGAGCCTCACTTCTAGGGCATGTTCATGTTCTGGACCTTGCAgctgagggaaaaataaaacctcATGTGGATAGCGTCAGG tTTTGTGGGGATACAATAGCCGGACTGAGTCTACTCAGCGATTGCGTTATGCGTCTTAGAATGTGTGAACATGACAATGAATGTGTCAAAGATTTTCTGCTCCCTCAGAGATCGCTATACATAATGAG TGGCACTGCCAGGTATAACTACAACCATGAAGTATTAGGCTCTGAGGAATCAGTGTTCCAAGGTAATAAGATCCCCAGATTCCGTAGAATATCTGTGATATGCAGAAGCGAACCTGATGATTCAAACTAG
- the LOC105689856 gene encoding GPI transamidase component PIG-T — translation MHILYGLISTVIGVISFVQCIPNSIKDEFNEELMLKPLPSGHVYAHFQFTTIWEADIELETFQHAHLFPRGLGEIIGRHNVRELHVSLTEGLWRYEKWGYPFHDAGSGAEVYAWFNNDVKIDENWISLTNALAGLLCASLNFVDISNSLMPEFTFRPDGVVHQIVNSSLLRYSSLPREIVCTENLTPFKKLLPCDSKKGLATLLNSAYIHNTNYHSIGVHVRPICGNAACNKPSIELQQTISLVYDTMTSDSQDWSIRKLFGLGLRSACPLASLSRIYVDVTNNETSHSYQLVPPPSETLISLRGGQENKIAMYDVRSHSATGMFNIAVVHTKAKVYGVQVPPMLFANRYIVGYGQERGGLVTKLHNNYWKPLDVVLLENIPWFIPVYIHTIKIKCQGKLLQPLIRRYVPGKERERPYYLELVLRLPARSVTEFSIELDYLFLKWQEYPPDANHGFYMGPAIITSMLPAARNYTALPQDGTTITSSFNASRDGYLVQLRTEILLVSLPTPDFSMPYNVICLACTAVALAFGPLHNITTKRLVLKPLKKNKLMSYIREKIFKKKTE, via the exons ATGCACATTTTGTACGGCTTGATATCAACGGTTATTGGGGTGATAAGTTTCGTTCAATGCATTCCCAACTCCATAAAAGACGAGTTCAATGAAGAACTAATGCTTAAGCCGCTCCCCAGCGGACACGTTTACGcacattttcaatttacaactATTTGGGAAGCTGACATCGAACTTGAAacat TCCAGCATGCACATCTGTTTCCCCGTGGTCTGGGTGAAATAATTGGACGTCACAATGTCAGAGAGCTTCATGTCAGTTTAACAGAAGGATTATGGCGTTAcgaaaaatggggatatcCCTTTCATGACGCAGGTTCTGGTGCAGAAGTTTATGCGTGGTTCAACAACGATGTAAA gattgacgaaaattggaTAAGCCTTACCAATGCGCTCGCAGGCTTGTTATGTGCCTCCTTGAATTTCGTGGACATATCAAATAGCCTTATGCCTGAGTTTACATTTCGACCTGACGGCGTTGTCCATCAAATAGTGAACTCCAGTCTACTTCGTTATTCCTCTTTACCAAGAGAGATAGTCTGCACAGAAAATTTGACTccttttaaaaaattgctcCCCTGCGACTCTAAG AAAGGTCTTGCAACTCTTCTGAATTCCGCGTACATCCACAACACAAACTACCATTCGATTGGAGTGCATGTTAGACCAATATGTGGGAACGCTGCTTGTAACAAACCATCCATAGAGCTTCAACAAACAATTTCACTTGTCTACGATACCATGACTAGTGACTCGCAG GACTGGTCTATACGTAAACTATTTGGCCTGGGGTTGAGAAGTGCTTGTCCGCTGGCAAGCTTGAGTCGTATCTATGTGGATGTGACAAACAACGAAACATCTCATTCTTATCAGCTAGTCCCTCCGCCATCAGAAACTCTGATCAGCCTACGAGGGGGTCAGGAAAATAAGATCGCTATGTACGATGTGAGGTCTCACTCAGCTACTGGGATGTTTAATATCGCAGTTGTGCACACAAAGGCCAAAGTTTACGGGGTGCAAGTTCCACCGATGCTCTTTGCCAACAGATATATAGTCG GATATGGCCAAGAGAGGGGTGGGCTCGTTACAAAACTCCACAACAACTATTGGAAGCCACTGGATGTCGTTCTCCTCGAAAATATTCCCTGGTTCATTCCCGTCTATATTCATACCATAAAAATTAAGTGCCAGGGAAAACTATTGCAACCTC TCATCAGGCGCTATGTGCCTGGCAAAGAACGAGAACGTCCTTATTATCTGGAGCTAGTCCTTCGTTTGCCGGCTCGTTCTGTAACAGAGTTCTCTATAGAACTAGATTACCTATTCTTAAAATGGCAGGAATATCCTCCTGATGCAAATCATGGCTTCTACATGGGCCCCGCGATCATCACTTCTATGTTACCTGCTGCCAGAAATTATACTGCCTTGCCCCAGGATGGAACCACTATTACCTCAAG CTTCAATGCCTCTAGAGATGGTTACCTGGTGCAGTTGCGTACTGAAATTTTACTGGTCAGTTTGCCTACGCCGGACTTCAGTATGCCTTACAATGTTATTTGCCTGGCATGTACAGCGGTAGCATTAGCATTCGGGCCTCTTCACAATATCACCACCAAAAGGTTGGTTCTCAAGCCtttaaaaaagaacaaactaaTGTCGTATATTAGAGAGAAAATCTTTAAAAAAAAGACTGAATAA
- the LOC105689909 gene encoding probable tRNA (guanine(26)-N(2))-dimethyltransferase isoform X2 — MYVSQKKSMDSKSLEDSHPAENKPDVVREGKAEILVDGTKVFYNPVQEFNRDISIAVLSLFAKEKHEANLKDSGQHGLPAERALQEPCIEGSVNNGISILEALSATGLRSIRYAKEVPYVRKIIANDISATAVESIKKNVLHNNIGGIVTTSHDDATMVMYSHRRVRFDAIDLDPYGCPSIFLDAAVQCVSEGGLLLVTATDMAVLAGNSPETCHVKYGAISLKSKSCHEIALRILLQHISAHAGRYGRYIEPVLSLSVDFYIRVVVRVYTGQIVCKGVATKLGLVYQCVGCESVTIQPLSITKSNKKYALPSGPPVDKLCKHCYHKHHIGGPIWLGPLHHQPFVSDLLCAIEDMELGTRKRIEGVLNVIHEELETPLYYVLDRLMSIVRCETPSMVSFRSALLNAGYKVSISHAHKTSVKTDAPNEVIWDVVRAWEKLHPAKRERFEPDSPALAILTSESTREISFAPHPLANPLSRQKGLSRFQENPTAYWGPGTKSTTMVQTKDSILKKKKNQNKHSKKRQSNPSTNEAELVQPIDLQERGISEDDLTTPSPQKQLKRD; from the exons atgtacgtttcaC AGAAGAAATCAATGGATAGTAAGTCCCTTGAGGATTCTCACCCTGCGGAGAATAAACCAGATGTTGTCAGAGAAGGAAAGGCAGAAATATTAGTTGACGGTACCAAAGTCTTCTACAATCCAGTGCAAGAGTTTAACAGAGACATCAG TATTGCCGTTCTTTCACTATTCGCAAAAGAGAAACATGAAGCTAATTTGAAGGATTCAGGCCAGCATGGACTGCCGGCAGAAAGGGCTCTTCAAGAACCATGCATTGAGGGTAGTGTCAATAATGGTATCTCAATTTTGGAGGCCCTCTCTGCCACAGGATTGCGGAGCATAAGATATGCCAAGGAGGTTCCTTATGTGAGAAAAATCATTGCCAATGATATATCGGCAACAGCAGTGGAAAGCATAAAGAAAAATGTTCTACACAATAACATTGGGGGCATTGTGACAACCAGCCATGATGATGCAAC GATGGTAATGTACTCTCACAGGAGGGTTCGATTTGATGCCATTGACTTGGACCCCTACGGTTGCCCATCCATTTTTCTTGACGCAGCTGTGCAGTGCGTTTCCGAAGGCGGTTTGCTACTTGTCACAGCAACAGACATGGCAGTTCTTGCAGGGAACTCGCCAGAAACCTGTCATGTTAAATACGGTGCTATTTCATTAAAGTCGAAGTCATGTCATGAAATA gcACTGCGGATATTGCTGCAGCACATTTCAGCTCACGCCGGACGTTATGGTCGTTACATAGAGCCGGTACTTTCGCTTAGCGTAGATTTTTACATTAGGGTAGTTGTAAGGGTTTATACTGGACAGATTGTCTGCAAAGGAGTCGCAACTAAGCTTGGGCTGGTTTATCAGTGCGTCGGATGTGAAAGTGTAACAATTCAACCTCTAAGTATAACAAAGTCTAACAAAAAGTACGCCCTACCAAGTGGGCCACCAGTTGATAAGCTCTGCAAGCATTGTTATCATAAACACCAT ATCGGTGGCCCAATCTGGCTTGGCCCACTTCACCATCAGCCCTTTGTATCTGATTTACTTTGTGCTATTGAAGACATGGAGCTTGGAACTAGAAAAAGGATTGAGGGCGTGCTAAATGTGATTCACGAGGAACTAGAGACGCCGTTGTACTATGTACTGGATCGTTTG ATGTCCATTGTGAGGTGCGAAACCCCCTCAATGGTGAGTTTTAGATCAGCATTGTTGAACGCTGGTTACAAGGTCTCGATTTCCCACGCTCATAAGACTTCGGTAAAAACTGATGCCCCGAACGAAGTGATATGGGATGTAGTACGCGCATGGGAGAAA CTGCATCCTGCAAAAAGGGAACGGTTTGAGCCCGACAGCCCAGCACTTGCTATTTTAACTTCAGAGTCCACAAGGGAGATATCTTTCGCACCGCATCCTCTTGCCAATCCACTATCCAGGCAGAAGGGATTGTCGAGGTTTCAAGAAAATCCTACAGCGTATTGGGGGCCTGGTACAAAGTCCACAACAAT GGTGCAAACAAAGGAttcaatattgaaaaaaaaaaaaaatcagaataagCACTCCAAAAAAAGACAGTCCAATCCATCCACAAATGAAGCTGAACTCGTTCAACCCATTGACTTGCAGGAAAGAGGTATCTCAGAAGATGATTTGACGACACCATCTCCGCAGAAACAGTTGAAAAGAGACTAA